A window of [Ruminococcus] lactaris ATCC 29176 genomic DNA:
TTGAATGACCTTGACAAGCTTGACTGGCCGGAGAAGGTTAAGAAGATGCAGGCTGACTGGATTGGTAAATCCTACGGTGCAGAGGTAGATTTCCCGGTAGAGGGAAGAGATGAGAAGATCACGGTTTATACAACAAGACCGGACACACTGCATGGAGCAACTTTTATGGTACTTGCACCGGAGCATGAACTTGCAGCTTCCCTTGCAACACCGGAGACAAAAGAAGCAGTAGAGAAATATATTTATGATGCTTCTATGAAGTCTAATGTTGACCGTATGCAGGATAAAGAAAAGACAGGTGTCTTCACCGGAAGTTATGCGATCAACCCGTTAAATGGTAAAAAGACTCCGATCTGGCTGTCTGATTATGTACTGGCAGATTATGGTACAGGAGCGATCATGTGTGTACCGGCACATGATGACCGTGACTTTGAGTTCGCAACAAAGTTCAATATCCCGATCATCCAGGTTATTGCAAAAGACGGTAAAGAGATCGAGAATATGACAGAAGCTTATACAGAGGCTGCAGGAACCATGATCAATTCCGGTGACTGGAATGGTATGGAATCTTCTGTCCTGAAGAAAGAAGCCCCACATATTATTGAAAAAATGGGAATTGGACGTGCAACAGTCAACTACAAACTGCGTGACTGGGTATTCTCCCGTCAGCGTTACTGGGGTGAGCCGATCCCGATCGTTCACTGCCCGAAGTGTGGAAATGTTCCGGTACCGGAAGAAGAACTTCCGCTTCGTCTGCCGGAGGTAGAATCTTATGAGCCGACAGGAACAGGTGAGTCACCGCTTGCTGCAATTGACGAGTGGGTAAACTGCAAGTGTCCGGTATGTGGAAGTGATGCAAAGAGAGAGACAAATACCATGCCGCAGTGGGCAGGATCATCCTGGTATTTCCTGCGTTATGTAGACAACCATAATTCAGAGGCACTGGTTTCCAAAGAGAAAGCAGACGAGATGCTTCCGGTTGATATGTATATCGGTGGTGTAGAGCATGCAGTACTTCATCTTCTGTACTCAAGATTCTACACGAAATTCCTGTACGATATCGGTGCGATTGATTTTGATGAGCCGTTCCACAAGTTGTTCAATCAGGGAATGATCACCGGAAAGAACGGAATCAAGATGAGTAAATCCAAGGGAAATGTCGTATCACCGGATGATCTTGTACGTGATTACGGATGCGATTCCCTGAGAATGTATGAACTCTTTGTAGGACCACCGGAGCTGGATGCTGAGTGGGATGACCGTGGAATTGACGGTGTAAACCGTTTCCTGAAACGCCTGTGGAATATGTTAATGGAAAGCAAAGAGAAAGACATTCAGCCGACAAAAGAGATGATCAAGCTCCGTCACAGAATGGTATATGATATCACAACAAGACTGGAAAGCTTCAGCCTGAATACAGTTATTTCCGGATTCATGGAGTATAACAACAAGTTCATCGA
This region includes:
- the leuS gene encoding leucine--tRNA ligase produces the protein MGTKIVYNHKSIEKKWREKWEEKPVNPRVDENGNKKQKYYCLDMFPYPSGNGLHVGHWRGYVISDVWSRYKLQQGYYIVHPMGWDAFGLPAENYAIKMGVHPAKSTAANVANIKRQINDIAALYDWDMEVNTTDPEFYKWTQWIFVKMFKEGLAYEKEFPINWCPSCKTGLANEEVVNGKCERCGAEVTKKNLRQWMLRITKYADRLLNDLDKLDWPEKVKKMQADWIGKSYGAEVDFPVEGRDEKITVYTTRPDTLHGATFMVLAPEHELAASLATPETKEAVEKYIYDASMKSNVDRMQDKEKTGVFTGSYAINPLNGKKTPIWLSDYVLADYGTGAIMCVPAHDDRDFEFATKFNIPIIQVIAKDGKEIENMTEAYTEAAGTMINSGDWNGMESSVLKKEAPHIIEKMGIGRATVNYKLRDWVFSRQRYWGEPIPIVHCPKCGNVPVPEEELPLRLPEVESYEPTGTGESPLAAIDEWVNCKCPVCGSDAKRETNTMPQWAGSSWYFLRYVDNHNSEALVSKEKADEMLPVDMYIGGVEHAVLHLLYSRFYTKFLYDIGAIDFDEPFHKLFNQGMITGKNGIKMSKSKGNVVSPDDLVRDYGCDSLRMYELFVGPPELDAEWDDRGIDGVNRFLKRLWNMLMESKEKDIQPTKEMIKLRHRMVYDITTRLESFSLNTVISGFMEYNNKFIEVAKKEGGIDKETLETIAVLLSPFAPHFAEEMWEQLGHVDTVFKAGWPKYDENEMKDDEIKIPVQINGKTKAVIEIPADISKDDAIAAGREAIADKLTGNVIKEIYVPKKIINIVMK